One Amorphoplanes digitatis genomic window carries:
- a CDS encoding GNAT family N-acetyltransferase, with translation MTHAYSVRPATNGDLASVLQVLADNQSSRPTELPAPAASPSKRQIAMWSRITRSPDVTVYLAESGGQPVGTACLSILPNITYDCRPTAFIEAVVVRYEHRRRGVARLMLGCALDAARRESCFKVQLLTHKKHAIDGAHDLYRSLGFEAEAEGFRLYLRDASLSLADPL, from the coding sequence ATGACTCACGCGTACTCGGTGCGTCCTGCCACGAACGGCGACCTTGCATCGGTATTGCAAGTGCTGGCAGACAACCAGTCCAGCCGGCCAACGGAACTACCTGCCCCCGCGGCCTCTCCCTCGAAACGGCAGATCGCGATGTGGAGCCGGATCACTCGCAGCCCCGATGTGACGGTCTACCTCGCTGAGTCCGGCGGACAGCCGGTCGGCACGGCGTGCCTGTCAATCCTCCCCAACATCACCTACGACTGCCGTCCGACGGCGTTTATCGAGGCCGTTGTGGTTCGGTACGAGCATCGCCGGCGAGGAGTAGCAAGACTCATGCTCGGGTGCGCTCTCGACGCCGCCCGTCGCGAGTCCTGCTTCAAGGTCCAACTGCTGACGCACAAGAAGCATGCGATCGACGGCGCACATGACCTCTACCGGTCACTCGGCTTCGAGGCAGAAGCTGAGGGCTTCAGGCTTTACCTGCGCGACGCCTCACTCTCTCTGGCCGATCCGTTATAA
- a CDS encoding nitroreductase: MYEAVDSRRAVRAFSNEPVPKEVLERVLAAATRAPSSANLQPWHVYVVTGEPLAELKQRATARALAGDGGDERQYPMYPADLIAPYRDRAFAAAAQRYAALGIERDDPDRPMKIAALNTDAFGAPVVLFCYLDQTMGPGQWGDAGMYLQTVMLLLRAEGLHSCPQVMWTMYRKTVSQTVGAGDRLILFCGISVGFENEDVPRLRTGRAEMAETVNFIGC; this comes from the coding sequence GTGTATGAAGCTGTGGACAGTCGCCGCGCGGTGCGGGCGTTCAGCAACGAGCCGGTACCGAAGGAGGTCCTCGAACGAGTGCTGGCCGCAGCGACGCGAGCTCCGTCGAGTGCGAACCTCCAGCCCTGGCATGTGTACGTCGTGACCGGCGAGCCGTTGGCCGAGCTGAAGCAACGCGCGACGGCCAGGGCGCTGGCGGGAGACGGAGGTGACGAGCGGCAGTATCCGATGTACCCGGCCGACCTCATTGCGCCGTACCGGGACCGCGCTTTCGCCGCGGCTGCCCAGCGGTACGCGGCGCTGGGTATCGAGCGGGACGACCCCGACCGGCCCATGAAGATCGCCGCCTTGAACACGGACGCGTTCGGGGCACCAGTCGTCCTGTTCTGCTACCTCGACCAGACGATGGGTCCGGGCCAGTGGGGCGACGCGGGAATGTACCTGCAGACGGTCATGCTGCTACTGCGGGCGGAAGGGCTGCACAGCTGCCCACAGGTGATGTGGACGATGTATCGCAAGACCGTGAGCCAGACAGTCGGGGCCGGTGACCGGCTCATACTGTTCTGCGGTATCTCGGTGGGATTCGAGAACGAAGACGTGCCGCGCCTACGCACAGGACGTGCGGAAATGGCTGAAACCGTGAACTTCATCGGATGTTGA